In one window of Camelus bactrianus isolate YW-2024 breed Bactrian camel chromosome 13, ASM4877302v1, whole genome shotgun sequence DNA:
- the TAL1 gene encoding T-cell acute lymphocytic leukemia protein 1 isoform X1 encodes MTERPPSEAARSDPSLEGRDAAEARMAPPHLVLLNGVAKETSRAAPAEPPTIELGARGGPGGGPAGGGGAARDLKGRDAAAAEARHRVPTTELCRPPGPAPAPASAPAELPGDGRMVQLSPPALAAPAAPGRALLYSLGQPLASLGSGFFGEPDAFPMFATNNRVKRRPSPYEMEIADGEDALGNLEPPLLTLALMPPGPHTKVVRRIFTNSRERWRQQNVNGAFAELRKLIPTHPPDKKLSKNEILRLAMKYINFLAKLLNDQEEEGTQRAKPGKDPVVGAGGGGAGGGGSAPPDDLLQDVLSPNSSCGSSLDGAASPDSYTEEPAPKHTARSLHPAMLPAADGAGPR; translated from the exons ATGACCGAGCGGCCGCCCAGCGAGGCGGCACGCAGTGACCCCTCGCTAGAGGGACGGGACGCGGCCGAGGCCCGCATGGCCCCCCCGCACCTGGTCCTGCTGAACGGCGTCGCCAAGGAGACGAGCCGCGCGGCCCCCGCGGAACCCCCGACCATCGAGCTGGGCGCGCGCGGCGGCCCGGGGGGCGGCCCCGCCGGTGGGGGCGGCGCCGCGCGAGACTTAAAGGGCCGCGACGCGGCGGCGGCCGAAGCGCGCCATCGGGTGCCCACCACCGAGCTGTGCAGACCTCCCGGGCCCGCCCCTGCGCCCGCCTCGGCCCCCGCGGAGCTGCCCGGCGACGGCCGCATGGTGCAGCTGAGCCCGCCCGCGCTGGCGGCCCCCGCCGCCCCTGGCCGCGCGCTGCTCTACAGCCTCGGCCAGCCTCTGGCCTCGCTCGGCAG TGGGTTCTTTGGGGAGCCAGATGCCTTCCCTATGTTTGCGACCAACAACCGAGTGAAGAGGAGACCCTCCCCTTATGAGATGGAGATTGCTGACG GAGAAGATGCCCTGGGGAATCTCGAGCCCCCTCTCCTAACCCTTGCCCTCATGCCCCCAGGTCCTCACACCAAAGTCGTGCGGCGTATCTTCACCAACAGCCGGGAACGATGGCGGCAGCAGAATGTGAATGGGGCCTTCGCAGAGCTCCGCAAGCTGATCCCCACGCATCCCCCAGACAAGAAGCTCAGCAAGAACGAGATCCTCCGCCTGGCCATGAAGTACATCAACTTCCTAGCCAAGCTGCTCAAtgaccaggaggaggagggcaccCAGCGGGCCAAGCCTGGCAAGGACCCTGTGGTGGGGGCTGGCGGAGGGGgtgcggggggagggggcagtgcgCCTCCAGATGACCTCCTGCAGGACGTTCTCTCCCCGAACTCCAGCTGTGGCAGCTCCCTGGACGGGGCAGCCAGCCCGGACAGCTACACAGAAGAGCCGGCACCCAAGCACACGGCCCGCAGCCTCCATCCTGCCATGCTGCCCGCCGCTGATGGAGCCGGCCCTCGGTGA
- the TAL1 gene encoding T-cell acute lymphocytic leukemia protein 1 isoform X2 encodes MTERPPSEAARSDPSLEGRDAAEARMAPPHLVLLNGVAKETSRAAPAEPPTIELGARGGPGGGPAGGGGAARDLKGRDAAAAEARHRVPTTELCRPPGPAPAPASAPAELPGDGRMVQLSPPALAAPAAPGRALLYSLGQPLASLGSGFFGEPDAFPMFATNNRVKRRPSPYEMEIADGPHTKVVRRIFTNSRERWRQQNVNGAFAELRKLIPTHPPDKKLSKNEILRLAMKYINFLAKLLNDQEEEGTQRAKPGKDPVVGAGGGGAGGGGSAPPDDLLQDVLSPNSSCGSSLDGAASPDSYTEEPAPKHTARSLHPAMLPAADGAGPR; translated from the exons ATGACCGAGCGGCCGCCCAGCGAGGCGGCACGCAGTGACCCCTCGCTAGAGGGACGGGACGCGGCCGAGGCCCGCATGGCCCCCCCGCACCTGGTCCTGCTGAACGGCGTCGCCAAGGAGACGAGCCGCGCGGCCCCCGCGGAACCCCCGACCATCGAGCTGGGCGCGCGCGGCGGCCCGGGGGGCGGCCCCGCCGGTGGGGGCGGCGCCGCGCGAGACTTAAAGGGCCGCGACGCGGCGGCGGCCGAAGCGCGCCATCGGGTGCCCACCACCGAGCTGTGCAGACCTCCCGGGCCCGCCCCTGCGCCCGCCTCGGCCCCCGCGGAGCTGCCCGGCGACGGCCGCATGGTGCAGCTGAGCCCGCCCGCGCTGGCGGCCCCCGCCGCCCCTGGCCGCGCGCTGCTCTACAGCCTCGGCCAGCCTCTGGCCTCGCTCGGCAG TGGGTTCTTTGGGGAGCCAGATGCCTTCCCTATGTTTGCGACCAACAACCGAGTGAAGAGGAGACCCTCCCCTTATGAGATGGAGATTGCTGACG GTCCTCACACCAAAGTCGTGCGGCGTATCTTCACCAACAGCCGGGAACGATGGCGGCAGCAGAATGTGAATGGGGCCTTCGCAGAGCTCCGCAAGCTGATCCCCACGCATCCCCCAGACAAGAAGCTCAGCAAGAACGAGATCCTCCGCCTGGCCATGAAGTACATCAACTTCCTAGCCAAGCTGCTCAAtgaccaggaggaggagggcaccCAGCGGGCCAAGCCTGGCAAGGACCCTGTGGTGGGGGCTGGCGGAGGGGgtgcggggggagggggcagtgcgCCTCCAGATGACCTCCTGCAGGACGTTCTCTCCCCGAACTCCAGCTGTGGCAGCTCCCTGGACGGGGCAGCCAGCCCGGACAGCTACACAGAAGAGCCGGCACCCAAGCACACGGCCCGCAGCCTCCATCCTGCCATGCTGCCCGCCGCTGATGGAGCCGGCCCTCGGTGA
- the TAL1 gene encoding T-cell acute lymphocytic leukemia protein 1 isoform X3 — MRSAEKFFWKLQPFVNSGFFGEPDAFPMFATNNRVKRRPSPYEMEIADGPHTKVVRRIFTNSRERWRQQNVNGAFAELRKLIPTHPPDKKLSKNEILRLAMKYINFLAKLLNDQEEEGTQRAKPGKDPVVGAGGGGAGGGGSAPPDDLLQDVLSPNSSCGSSLDGAASPDSYTEEPAPKHTARSLHPAMLPAADGAGPR; from the exons ATGCGCTCCGCTGAGAAATTCTTCTGGAAGCTGCAGCCATTCGTGAACAG TGGGTTCTTTGGGGAGCCAGATGCCTTCCCTATGTTTGCGACCAACAACCGAGTGAAGAGGAGACCCTCCCCTTATGAGATGGAGATTGCTGACG GTCCTCACACCAAAGTCGTGCGGCGTATCTTCACCAACAGCCGGGAACGATGGCGGCAGCAGAATGTGAATGGGGCCTTCGCAGAGCTCCGCAAGCTGATCCCCACGCATCCCCCAGACAAGAAGCTCAGCAAGAACGAGATCCTCCGCCTGGCCATGAAGTACATCAACTTCCTAGCCAAGCTGCTCAAtgaccaggaggaggagggcaccCAGCGGGCCAAGCCTGGCAAGGACCCTGTGGTGGGGGCTGGCGGAGGGGgtgcggggggagggggcagtgcgCCTCCAGATGACCTCCTGCAGGACGTTCTCTCCCCGAACTCCAGCTGTGGCAGCTCCCTGGACGGGGCAGCCAGCCCGGACAGCTACACAGAAGAGCCGGCACCCAAGCACACGGCCCGCAGCCTCCATCCTGCCATGCTGCCCGCCGCTGATGGAGCCGGCCCTCGGTGA